The following proteins are encoded in a genomic region of Pseudomonas sp. Os17:
- the hbdH gene encoding 3-hydroxybutyrate dehydrogenase, protein MSTLSGKTALVTGSTSGIGLGIARVLAKAGAKLILNGFGDASKAIAEVAQFGGQVGHHPADVSDPAQIAELFAYAEREFGGVDILVNNAGIQHVAAVEEFPVERWDSIIAINLSSVFHSTRLGLPGMRAKGWGRIVNIASVHGQVGSVGKAAYVAAKHGVIGLTKVVGLETATSNITCNAICPGWVLTPLVQKQIDDRVAAGTDPQQAQHDLLAEKQPSLEFVTPSQLGELVLFLCSDAGAQVRGAAWNIDGGWLAQ, encoded by the coding sequence ATGAGCACTCTTTCTGGCAAGACCGCCCTGGTCACCGGTTCCACCAGCGGCATTGGCCTGGGCATCGCCCGGGTCCTGGCCAAGGCCGGGGCCAAGCTGATTCTCAACGGCTTCGGCGATGCCTCGAAGGCCATCGCCGAGGTCGCACAATTCGGCGGCCAGGTCGGCCATCACCCGGCGGACGTCAGCGACCCGGCGCAGATCGCCGAGCTGTTCGCCTACGCCGAACGGGAGTTCGGCGGCGTCGATATCCTGGTGAACAACGCCGGCATCCAGCACGTGGCGGCGGTGGAGGAATTCCCCGTGGAGCGCTGGGATTCGATCATCGCCATCAACCTGTCCTCGGTGTTCCACAGCACCCGCCTGGGGCTGCCGGGAATGCGCGCCAAGGGCTGGGGGCGGATCGTCAACATCGCCTCGGTGCACGGCCAGGTCGGTTCCGTGGGCAAGGCCGCCTATGTGGCGGCCAAGCACGGGGTCATCGGCCTGACCAAGGTGGTGGGCCTGGAAACCGCCACCAGCAACATCACCTGCAACGCCATCTGCCCCGGCTGGGTGCTGACCCCGCTGGTGCAGAAGCAGATCGACGACCGCGTCGCCGCGGGCACCGATCCGCAACAGGCCCAGCATGATCTGCTGGCGGAAAAGCAGCCGTCCCTGGAGTTCGTCACCCCGTCGCAACTGGGCGAGCTGGTGCTATTTTTGTGCAGTGACGCCGGCGCCCAGGTGCGCGGCGCGGCCTGGAACATCGACGGCGGCTGGCTGGCGCAATAA
- a CDS encoding sigma-54 interaction domain-containing protein → MNDSESLKDYQRVRQLAIRSLFEIIEQSSEGTVIVDRDANIVWMNERYARRFGLESAAFAIGKPCESVIPGSLLREVVRTGRPILLDMQDTPKEPLVVMRLPIHDAAGTVIGAIGFALFDELRSLSPMLKRYLSMQEELASTRSLLRARQTKYNFAHFIGTSAASLEVKRRARRSASAESPVLLQGETGTGKELLAQAIHAASPRAHKPFVSINSAAIPEALLEAEFFGTAPGAFTGADRKGRAGKLQIAQGGTLFLDEIGDMPLPLQSKLLRVLQEKEFEPVGSNEVIHSDVRVIAATSTDLEAAIKRGEFRADLYYRLNVLPIQVPALRERLDDLPALSEGILEELRSQHELDREALALLAQHAWPGNIRELRNVLERAALLSDDLILTAADIRAAIGSFSPAQRDAASLPAESPSQETFAAARERFDRQLISATLAQCAGKVDEAARRLGLGRSTLYKKMAALGIAESP, encoded by the coding sequence ATGAACGACAGCGAAAGCCTCAAGGATTACCAGCGTGTGCGCCAACTGGCGATCCGCTCGCTGTTCGAGATCATCGAGCAGTCCAGCGAAGGCACGGTGATCGTCGATCGCGACGCCAATATCGTCTGGATGAACGAGCGCTACGCCCGGCGCTTCGGCCTGGAATCGGCGGCCTTCGCCATCGGCAAGCCCTGCGAAAGCGTGATCCCCGGCAGCCTGCTGCGGGAAGTGGTACGCACCGGACGCCCGATCCTGCTGGACATGCAGGACACCCCCAAAGAACCGCTGGTGGTGATGCGCCTGCCGATCCACGACGCCGCCGGCACGGTGATCGGCGCCATCGGCTTTGCCCTGTTCGACGAACTGCGCAGCCTGTCGCCGATGCTCAAACGCTACCTGAGCATGCAGGAAGAACTGGCCTCCACCCGCTCTCTGTTGCGGGCCCGACAGACCAAGTACAACTTCGCCCATTTCATCGGCACCAGCGCCGCCAGCCTGGAAGTCAAACGCCGGGCCCGACGCAGCGCCAGTGCCGAATCCCCGGTGCTGCTGCAAGGCGAAACCGGCACCGGCAAGGAGCTGCTGGCCCAGGCCATCCATGCCGCGTCGCCCCGGGCCCACAAGCCCTTTGTCAGCATCAACAGCGCGGCGATTCCCGAGGCGCTGCTGGAGGCGGAGTTCTTCGGCACCGCCCCCGGCGCCTTCACCGGCGCCGACCGCAAGGGCCGCGCCGGCAAGTTGCAGATCGCCCAGGGCGGCACCCTGTTCCTCGATGAAATCGGCGACATGCCCCTGCCCCTGCAAAGCAAGTTGCTGCGGGTGCTGCAAGAGAAGGAGTTCGAGCCGGTGGGCTCCAACGAAGTGATCCACAGCGATGTGCGGGTGATCGCCGCCACCTCCACCGACCTGGAAGCGGCGATCAAGCGCGGCGAGTTCCGCGCCGACCTGTACTACCGGCTCAACGTGCTGCCGATCCAGGTGCCGGCCCTGCGCGAACGCCTGGACGACCTGCCGGCCCTGAGCGAAGGGATTCTCGAAGAACTGCGCAGCCAGCATGAACTGGATCGCGAAGCCCTGGCCCTGCTAGCGCAACATGCCTGGCCGGGGAACATCCGCGAGCTGCGCAACGTGCTGGAACGGGCGGCGCTGCTCAGCGACGACCTGATACTCACTGCCGCGGACATTCGCGCGGCAATCGGCAGCTTCAGCCCGGCGCAACGCGATGCGGCCTCGCTGCCCGCCGAGTCGCCGAGCCAGGAAACCTTCGCCGCGGCCCGGGAACGGTTCGACCGGCAACTGATCAGCGCCACCCTGGCGCAATGCGCCGGCAAGGTGGACGAAGCGGCGCGACGCCTGGGGCTGGGTCGCTCGACGCTGTACAAGAAGATGGCGGCCTTGGGGATTGCCGAGTCTCCATAA
- a CDS encoding ABC transporter permease, with product MLKLSPVARRRLDRFKQNRRGWWSLWLFIGLFILTLGGELIANDKPLVVSYQGSLYFPVFKRYTEQEFGGQLPFQADYRSDYVQQLIRKDGGWLLFPPIPFSEDTPNYDLTQPAPSPPSKVNWLGTDDQARDVAARVIYGARVSILFALALTAISALIGIAAGALQGYYGGWVDLLGQRLLEVWSGLPVLYLLIILSGFVEPNFWWLLGIMALFSWLALVDVVRAEFLRGRNLEYVKAARALGLSDRKVILRHILPNAMNATLSYLPFILTGAISTLTALDFLGFGMPAGSASLGELIGQGKQNLQAPWLGLTAFFTLALILSLLVFIGEALRDAFDPRS from the coding sequence ATGCTCAAGCTTTCTCCCGTGGCCCGCCGGCGCCTGGACCGGTTCAAGCAAAACCGCCGTGGCTGGTGGTCGCTGTGGCTGTTCATCGGCCTGTTCATCCTGACCCTGGGCGGCGAGCTGATCGCCAACGACAAGCCGCTGGTGGTCAGCTACCAGGGCTCGTTGTACTTCCCGGTGTTCAAGCGCTACACCGAGCAGGAATTCGGCGGCCAGCTGCCGTTCCAGGCCGACTACCGCAGCGACTACGTGCAGCAGCTGATCCGCAAGGACGGTGGCTGGCTGCTGTTCCCGCCGATCCCCTTCAGCGAAGACACACCCAACTACGACTTGACCCAGCCCGCCCCCAGCCCGCCGAGCAAGGTCAACTGGCTGGGCACCGACGACCAGGCCCGGGACGTGGCCGCGCGGGTGATCTACGGCGCCCGGGTGTCGATCCTGTTCGCCCTGGCCCTGACCGCCATCAGCGCCCTGATCGGCATCGCCGCCGGCGCCCTGCAAGGCTATTACGGTGGCTGGGTCGACCTCTTGGGCCAGCGCCTGCTGGAAGTCTGGTCCGGGCTGCCGGTGCTCTACCTGCTGATCATCCTCTCGGGGTTCGTCGAGCCGAACTTCTGGTGGTTGCTGGGGATCATGGCGCTGTTCTCCTGGCTGGCCCTGGTGGACGTGGTGCGCGCCGAGTTCCTGCGCGGGCGCAACCTGGAGTACGTCAAGGCCGCCCGAGCCCTGGGCCTGAGCGACCGCAAGGTGATCCTGCGGCACATCCTGCCCAACGCGATGAACGCCACCCTGAGCTACCTGCCGTTCATCCTCACCGGCGCCATCTCAACCCTCACCGCCCTGGACTTCCTCGGCTTCGGCATGCCCGCCGGCAGCGCTTCCCTGGGCGAGTTGATCGGCCAGGGCAAGCAGAACCTGCAGGCGCCATGGCTGGGGCTGACGGCGTTTTTCACCCTGGCGCTGATCCTTTCGCTGCTGGTGTTTATCGGCGAAGCGTTGCGCGATGCCTTTGATCCACGATCTTGA
- a CDS encoding acetoacetate--CoA ligase, with the protein MSDLLWQPSAERIGKTRMDAFRRFVNQHHGLNLHDYPSLHQWSIDQRERFWQAIVDFFEVSFHQSAECVLREGPQMPSAQWFPGATLNFAEHLLKRRDDAIAVVAINESRQREQLTYAELAAQVAGLQRSLRAAGVGLGDRVAACMPNTWQTLVAMLASTSLGAVWSSCSPDFGTQGVIDRFGQIEPKVLITCAGYRYAGKDIDQTAKVNEILERLPSLEQLLIVPHARPQARAEDFCTQARVSVWDDFYRPGGEPEFVPVPFAHPLYILYSSGTTGVPKCIVHGTGGVLLQHLKEHGLHTDLGPGERLFYYTTCGWMMWNWLVSALATGASLVLYDGSPFHPTNEHLIDLIDSEAINVFGTSPKYLAALEKAGSRPRHSHRLDSLKTLLCTGSPLSPQSYDYVYCEIKRDLCLASMSGGTDIVACFVAGNPIQPVRRGEMQGKGLGMAIEVWNDQGRPVIGEKGELVCTRHFPSIPVGLWHDPDQSKLKASYFSLFPGVWAQGDYAEQLADGGWLIHGRSDAVLNPGGVRIGTAEIYRQVEKLEQVLESLAIGQSWEHDVRVVLFVRLQDGVVLDEPLRERIRQVIRDNTTARHVPAKILAVTDIPRTISGKIVELAVRNLVHGLPVKNTDALANPEALEQFRDREELRH; encoded by the coding sequence ATGTCCGACCTACTCTGGCAACCCAGCGCCGAACGCATCGGCAAGACGCGGATGGATGCCTTCCGCCGCTTCGTTAATCAGCACCACGGCCTGAACCTTCACGACTACCCCAGCCTGCACCAGTGGAGCATCGACCAGCGCGAACGCTTCTGGCAGGCCATCGTCGACTTCTTCGAGGTCAGCTTCCACCAGAGCGCCGAATGCGTGCTCCGCGAAGGCCCGCAGATGCCCAGCGCGCAGTGGTTTCCCGGCGCCACCCTGAACTTCGCCGAGCACCTGCTCAAGCGCCGGGACGACGCAATAGCGGTGGTGGCGATCAACGAAAGCCGCCAGCGCGAACAACTGACCTACGCCGAACTGGCGGCCCAGGTCGCCGGCCTGCAACGCAGCCTGCGGGCGGCCGGGGTCGGCCTCGGCGACCGGGTCGCCGCCTGTATGCCCAACACCTGGCAAACCCTGGTGGCAATGCTCGCCAGCACCAGCCTCGGCGCGGTGTGGTCCAGCTGTTCGCCGGACTTCGGCACCCAGGGGGTGATCGACCGCTTCGGCCAGATCGAACCCAAGGTACTGATCACCTGCGCCGGCTATCGCTACGCCGGCAAGGACATCGACCAGACCGCCAAGGTCAATGAAATCCTCGAGCGCCTGCCGTCCCTGGAGCAGTTGCTCATCGTGCCCCATGCCCGCCCGCAAGCCCGGGCCGAGGACTTTTGCACCCAGGCCCGCGTCAGCGTGTGGGACGACTTCTACCGCCCCGGCGGCGAGCCCGAGTTCGTCCCGGTGCCCTTCGCCCATCCGCTGTACATCCTCTATTCCAGCGGCACCACCGGGGTGCCCAAATGCATCGTCCACGGCACCGGCGGGGTGCTGCTGCAACACCTCAAGGAACACGGCCTGCACACCGACCTCGGCCCCGGCGAGCGGCTGTTCTACTACACCACTTGCGGCTGGATGATGTGGAACTGGCTGGTCTCGGCGCTGGCCACCGGCGCCAGCCTGGTGCTCTACGACGGCTCGCCCTTCCACCCGACCAATGAACACCTGATCGACCTGATCGATAGCGAAGCCATCAATGTCTTCGGCACCAGCCCCAAGTACCTGGCCGCCCTGGAAAAGGCCGGCAGCCGGCCGCGCCACAGCCACCGCCTGGACAGCCTGAAGACCCTGCTGTGCACCGGCTCGCCGCTGTCGCCGCAGAGCTACGACTACGTGTACTGCGAGATCAAGCGCGACCTGTGCCTGGCCTCGATGTCCGGCGGCACCGACATCGTCGCCTGCTTCGTCGCCGGTAACCCGATCCAGCCGGTACGCCGCGGCGAGATGCAGGGCAAGGGCCTGGGCATGGCCATCGAAGTGTGGAACGACCAGGGCCGGCCGGTGATCGGCGAGAAAGGCGAACTGGTGTGCACCCGGCACTTTCCGAGCATTCCGGTGGGCCTGTGGCACGACCCGGACCAGAGCAAGCTCAAGGCCTCGTACTTCAGCCTGTTTCCCGGGGTCTGGGCCCAGGGCGACTACGCCGAACAGCTGGCCGATGGCGGCTGGTTGATTCACGGCCGCTCCGATGCGGTGCTCAACCCCGGTGGCGTGCGCATTGGCACCGCGGAGATCTACCGCCAGGTGGAGAAGCTGGAACAGGTCCTGGAAAGCCTGGCCATCGGCCAGAGCTGGGAGCACGACGTGCGGGTGGTGCTGTTCGTGCGCCTGCAGGACGGCGTGGTGCTGGATGAGCCCTTGCGGGAACGGATCCGCCAGGTGATCCGCGACAACACCACCGCGCGCCACGTCCCGGCGAAGATCCTCGCGGTCACCGACATCCCCCGCACCATCAGCGGCAAGATCGTCGAACTGGCGGTGCGCAACCTGGTGCATGGCCTGCCGGTGAAAAACACCGACGCCCTGGCCAACCCCGAGGCCCTGGAGCAGTTTCGCGACCGCGAGGAACTGCGCCACTGA
- a CDS encoding microcin C ABC transporter permease YejB — protein MPAYILRRLLLIIPTLLIILLVNFVIVQAAPGGPVEQAIARLQGIGGGAVGGSADAMSSSGSRASRGLDPKLIQDIEKQYGFDKPAHERLWLMLKSYARLDFGKSFFRGATVTDLILEKMPVTISLGLWATLITYLVSIPLGIRKAVHHGSHFDIWSSTAIIIGYAMPAFLFAMFLIVLFAGGTSLNWFPVRGLVSDNFEQLSTLGKVADYFWHLVLPVSSLVIGGFATLTILTKNSFLNEITRQYVVTARAKGLSERRVLYGHVFRNAMLLVVSGIPQAFISVFFAGSLLIEVIFSLDGLGRMSYEAAVSRDYPVVFGSLFIFTLFGLLIKLIGDLCYTLVDPRIDFAARNA, from the coding sequence ATGCCGGCCTACATCCTGCGGCGCCTGCTGCTGATCATTCCGACCCTGCTGATCATCCTTCTGGTGAACTTCGTCATCGTCCAGGCCGCCCCCGGCGGCCCGGTGGAACAGGCCATCGCCCGCCTGCAAGGGATCGGCGGCGGCGCGGTCGGCGGCTCCGCCGATGCCATGAGCAGCAGCGGCTCCCGAGCCAGCCGCGGCCTGGACCCCAAACTGATCCAGGACATCGAGAAGCAGTACGGCTTCGACAAGCCGGCCCACGAGCGCCTGTGGCTGATGCTGAAAAGCTACGCCCGGCTGGACTTCGGCAAGAGCTTCTTCCGTGGCGCCACGGTCACCGACCTGATCCTGGAAAAAATGCCGGTGACCATCTCCCTCGGCCTCTGGGCCACCCTGATCACCTACCTGGTGTCGATCCCCCTGGGCATTCGCAAGGCGGTGCACCACGGCAGCCACTTCGACATCTGGAGCAGCACCGCGATCATCATCGGCTACGCCATGCCGGCCTTCCTGTTCGCCATGTTCCTGATCGTGCTGTTCGCCGGCGGCACCTCGCTGAACTGGTTCCCGGTGCGCGGCCTGGTCTCGGACAACTTCGAGCAACTGAGCACCCTGGGCAAGGTCGCCGACTACTTCTGGCACCTGGTGCTGCCAGTCAGCTCCCTGGTGATCGGCGGCTTCGCCACCCTGACCATCCTCACCAAGAACTCCTTTCTCAACGAGATCACCCGTCAGTACGTGGTCACCGCCCGGGCCAAGGGCCTGAGCGAACGCCGGGTGCTGTATGGGCATGTGTTCCGCAACGCCATGCTGCTGGTGGTGTCGGGGATCCCCCAGGCCTTCATCAGCGTGTTCTTCGCCGGCTCCCTGCTGATCGAAGTGATCTTTTCCCTCGACGGCCTGGGCCGCATGAGCTACGAGGCCGCGGTGTCCCGGGACTACCCGGTGGTGTTCGGCTCGCTGTTCATCTTCACCCTGTTCGGCCTCCTGATAAAACTGATCGGCGACCTGTGCTACACCCTGGTCGACCCGCGCATCGACTTCGCCGCGAGGAACGCCTGA
- a CDS encoding ABC transporter ATP-binding protein, which yields MTDNLIEIRQLKVSFGAQTVVRDLSLDIRPGECLALVGESGSGKSVTAHSILQLLPQTGCSSSGSVRYRGQELMGSDPATLQKLRGNRIAMIFQEPMTSLNPLHSVEKQIGETLLLHRGLGGKQAQARILELLELVGIQKPRERLKAYPHQLSGGQRQRVMIAMALACEPELLIADEPTTALDVTVQRKILLLLKSLQQRLGMSLLLISHDLNLVRRIAQRVCVMKAGEIVEQADCDTLFRAPQHPYSCELLHAEPEGRPLCRDSRETVLEVNNLSVDFQIAGGLFRRKQYLRAVDDISLSVEQGKTLGIVGESGSGKSTLGQAILRLLDSRGSIRFQGQALDGLDQKQLRPWRKQMQVVFQDPFGSLSPRMSVAQIISEGLEVHSQYDARQCDEQVIRALEEVGLDPDSRHRYPHEFSGGQRQRIAIARALVLKPALILLDEPTSALDRTVQKQVVALLRQLQEKYGLTYLFISHDLAVIRALAHDMIVIKDGQVVERGASHDVFDNPQHPYTQELLAAAHPG from the coding sequence ATGACTGACAACCTCATCGAAATCCGCCAGCTCAAGGTCAGCTTCGGCGCACAGACCGTGGTCCGCGACCTGAGCCTGGACATCCGCCCCGGCGAGTGCCTGGCCCTGGTGGGCGAGTCCGGTTCGGGCAAGTCGGTGACCGCCCACTCGATCCTGCAACTGCTGCCGCAGACCGGCTGCAGCAGCTCCGGTAGCGTGCGCTACCGCGGCCAGGAGCTGATGGGCAGCGACCCGGCGACCCTGCAAAAGCTGCGGGGCAACCGCATCGCCATGATCTTCCAGGAGCCCATGACCTCCCTCAATCCGCTGCACAGCGTGGAGAAGCAGATCGGCGAAACCCTGCTGCTGCATCGCGGCCTGGGCGGCAAACAGGCCCAGGCGCGGATTCTCGAACTGCTGGAACTGGTGGGCATCCAGAAACCCCGTGAACGGCTCAAGGCCTACCCGCACCAGCTTTCCGGCGGCCAGCGCCAACGGGTGATGATCGCCATGGCCCTGGCCTGCGAGCCGGAGCTGCTGATCGCCGACGAACCCACCACGGCCCTGGACGTGACCGTGCAGCGCAAGATCCTGCTGCTGCTCAAATCCCTGCAGCAGCGCCTGGGCATGTCCCTGCTGCTGATCAGCCACGACCTCAACCTGGTGCGGCGCATCGCCCAACGGGTGTGCGTGATGAAGGCCGGGGAAATCGTCGAACAGGCCGACTGCGACACCCTGTTCCGCGCCCCGCAACACCCCTACAGTTGCGAGCTGCTGCACGCCGAGCCCGAAGGCCGGCCACTGTGTCGCGACAGCCGGGAAACCGTGCTGGAGGTGAACAATCTCAGCGTCGATTTCCAGATAGCCGGCGGTCTGTTCCGGCGCAAGCAATACCTGCGGGCAGTGGACGACATCAGCCTCAGCGTCGAGCAAGGCAAGACCCTGGGCATCGTCGGCGAGTCCGGCTCGGGCAAGTCGACCCTGGGCCAGGCGATCCTGCGCCTGCTGGATTCCCGGGGCAGCATCCGCTTCCAGGGCCAGGCCCTGGACGGCCTCGACCAGAAACAACTGCGGCCCTGGCGCAAACAGATGCAGGTGGTGTTCCAGGACCCCTTCGGCAGCCTCAGCCCGCGCATGTCGGTGGCGCAGATCATCAGCGAAGGCCTGGAAGTGCACAGCCAGTACGACGCCCGCCAGTGCGATGAACAGGTGATCCGCGCCCTGGAGGAAGTCGGCCTCGATCCCGACAGCCGCCACCGCTACCCCCACGAGTTCTCCGGCGGCCAGCGCCAGCGCATCGCCATTGCCCGGGCCCTGGTGCTCAAGCCGGCGCTGATCCTGCTGGACGAACCGACTTCGGCCCTGGACCGCACCGTGCAGAAACAAGTGGTGGCCCTGCTGCGCCAACTGCAGGAAAAGTACGGCTTGACCTACCTGTTCATCAGCCATGACCTGGCGGTGATACGGGCCCTGGCCCACGACATGATCGTGATCAAGGACGGCCAGGTGGTGGAGCGCGGCGCCAGCCACGACGTGTTCGACAACCCGCAGCACCCCTACACCCAGGAGCTGCTGGCCGCCGCCCACCCCGGCTGA
- a CDS encoding GntP family permease, with product MSVIIALAALALLMLAAYRGYSVILFAPIAALGAVLLTDPSAVAPAFTGVFMEKMVGFIKLYFPVFLLGAVFGKLIELSGFSRSIVAAAIRLLGTRQAMLVIVLVCALLTYGGVSLFVVVFAVYPFAAEMFRQSNIPKRLIPATIALGAFSFTMDALPGTPQIQNIIPSTFFNTTAWAAPWLGVIGTIFVFCAGMLFLQRQRNKAQKAGEGYGTELRNEPETAEDLKLPNPWLALSPLLLVGIMNLLFTHWIPQWYGKTHSLSLPGMAAPVTSEIAKLTAIWAVQAALLVGILMVLVCGFSAIRSKLAEGSKSAVSGALLAAMNTASEYGFGAVIASLPGFLVLADWLKSIPNPLVNEAITVTLLAGITGSASGGMSIALAAMSESFISAAHAANIPLEVLHRVASMASGGMDTLPHNGAVITLLAVTGLTHREAYKDIFCITLIKTLAVFVVIATFYATGIV from the coding sequence ATGAGTGTGATCATTGCCTTGGCAGCCCTGGCGCTGCTGATGCTGGCGGCCTACCGTGGCTACAGCGTCATCCTCTTTGCCCCCATTGCCGCCCTCGGCGCAGTGCTGCTCACCGATCCGTCCGCCGTGGCGCCCGCCTTTACCGGGGTGTTCATGGAGAAGATGGTCGGTTTCATCAAACTGTATTTCCCGGTGTTCCTGCTGGGCGCGGTGTTCGGCAAGCTGATCGAGCTGTCGGGCTTCTCGCGCTCCATCGTCGCCGCGGCGATCCGCCTGCTCGGCACTCGCCAGGCGATGCTGGTGATCGTGCTGGTCTGCGCCTTGCTGACCTACGGCGGCGTCTCGCTGTTCGTGGTGGTGTTCGCCGTCTACCCCTTCGCTGCCGAGATGTTCCGCCAGAGCAACATCCCCAAGCGGCTGATCCCGGCGACCATCGCCCTGGGTGCATTCTCCTTCACCATGGACGCCCTGCCCGGCACCCCGCAGATCCAGAACATCATCCCCAGCACTTTCTTCAACACCACCGCCTGGGCCGCGCCCTGGCTGGGCGTGATCGGCACCATTTTCGTGTTCTGCGCCGGCATGCTGTTCCTGCAGCGCCAGCGCAACAAGGCGCAAAAGGCCGGTGAAGGCTACGGCACCGAACTGCGCAACGAACCGGAAACCGCCGAGGACCTGAAGCTGCCCAACCCCTGGCTGGCGCTGTCGCCGCTGCTGCTGGTGGGCATCATGAACCTGCTGTTCACCCACTGGATTCCCCAGTGGTACGGCAAGACCCACAGCCTCAGCCTGCCGGGCATGGCCGCCCCGGTAACCAGCGAAATCGCCAAGCTCACCGCCATCTGGGCGGTGCAGGCGGCCTTGCTGGTGGGCATCCTGATGGTGCTGGTGTGCGGCTTCTCGGCGATTCGCAGCAAGCTCGCCGAGGGCAGCAAGAGCGCGGTCAGCGGTGCCCTGCTGGCGGCGATGAACACCGCTTCGGAATACGGTTTCGGCGCCGTGATCGCCTCCCTGCCAGGCTTTCTGGTGCTGGCCGACTGGCTCAAAAGCATCCCCAACCCGCTGGTCAACGAAGCCATCACCGTAACCCTGCTGGCGGGCATCACCGGCTCGGCCTCGGGGGGCATGAGCATCGCCCTGGCGGCCATGTCCGAAAGCTTCATCAGCGCCGCCCATGCCGCCAACATTCCCCTGGAAGTACTGCACCGGGTGGCGTCCATGGCCAGCGGCGGCATGGACACCCTGCCGCACAACGGCGCGGTGATCACCCTGCTGGCGGTCACCGGCCTGACCCACCGCGAAGCCTACAAGGACATTTTCTGCATCACCCTGATCAAGACCCTGGCGGTGTTCGTCGTCATCGCCACTTTCTACGCCACCGGCATCGTGTGA